Proteins found in one Acomys russatus chromosome 31, mAcoRus1.1, whole genome shotgun sequence genomic segment:
- the Tmpo gene encoding thymopoietin isoform X2, with the protein MPEFLEDPSVLTKDKLKSELVANNVTLPAGEQRKDVYVQLYLQHLTARNRPPPPPLAAGANSKGPPDFSSDEEREPTPVLGSGTSSGRGRAAVGRKATKKTDKPRLEDKDDLDVTELSNEDLLDQLVKYGVNPGPIVGTTRKLYEKKLLKLREQGTEWRSSTPLPTVSSSAENTRQNGSNDSDRYSDNDEDSKIQLKLEKREPLKGRAKTPVTPKQRRSEHNQSYSQAGVTETEWTSGSSKGRPLQALTRESTRGSRRTPRKRVETSQHFRIDGAVISESTPIAETIKASSNEPLVVNRLTGNFKHASSILPITEFSEITRRTPKKPLTRAEVGEKTEERRVERDILKEMFPYEAATPTGISASCRRPIKGAAGRPLELSDFRVEEPFSTKYTPKYVPLADVKSEKTKKGRLVPMWLKMLLFVLVAVFLFLVYQAMETNQGNPFSGFLQDAKTSD; encoded by the exons ATGCCGGAGTTCCTGGAGGACCCCTCGGTCCTCACCAAAGACAAGTTGAAGAGCGAGTTGGTCGCCAACAATGTGACGCTCCCGGCCGGCGAGCAGCGCAAGGACGTGTACGTGCAGCTCTACCTGCAGCACCTCACGGCGCGCaaccggccgccgccgccgccgctcgcCGCGGGCGCCAACAGCAAAGGGCCGCCCGACTTCTCCAGCGACGAGGAGCGCGAGCCCACCCCGGTGCTCGGCTCCGGGACCTCCTCCGGTCGCGGACGCGCCGCCGTCGGCAGG aaagccacaaagaAAACTGATAAACCCAGACTAGAAGATAAAGATGATCTAGATGTGACAGAGCTCTCTAATGAAGACCTTCTGGATCAGCTTGTGAAATATGGGGTGAATCCTGGTCCCATTGTGG GAACAACGAGGAAGCTGTATGAGAAAAAGCTGTTGAAACTGAGGGAACAGGGAACAGAATGGAGATCTTCTACTCCTCTTCCAACAGTTTCTTCTTCAGCAGAAAATACAAGACAGAATGGAAGTAACGACTCTGACAGATACAGTGACAATGATGaag ACTCTAAAATACAGCTCAAGCTTGAGAAGAGAGAGCCACTAAAGGGCAGAGCAAAGACTCCAGTAACGCCCAAGCAGAGAAGAAGCGAGCACAACCAg AGCTATTCTCAAGCTGGAGTTACTGAGACTGAATGGACAAGTGGATCTTCAAAAGGCAGACCTCTGCAGGCATTAACTAGAGAGTCTACGAGAGGGTCGAGAAGAACTCCAAGAAAAAGG GTGGAAACTTCACAGCATTTTCGTATAGATGGTGCAGTAATTTCAGAGAGTACTCCCATAGCTGAAACTATAAAGGCTTCAAGCAATGAACCCTTA GTTGTCAATAGGTTGACTGGAAATTTCAAGCATGCATCTTCTATTCTGCCAATCACTGAATTCTCAGAAATAACCAGAAGAACACCAAAGAAACCATTGACAAGAGCTGAA gtaggagaaaaaacagaggaaagaagagtGGAAAGAGATATTCTGAAAGAAATGTTTCCCTACGAAGCCGCTACCCCAACAGGAATTAG TGCTAGTTGCCGCAGACCAATCAAAGGGGCTGCAGGCCGGCCGCTGGAGCTCAGCGACTTCAGGGTGGAAGAACCATTCTCAACTAAATACACCCCGAAGTACGTGCCCTTGGCAGACGTCAAGTCGGAAAAGACAAAGAAGGGACGCCTCGTTCCCATGTGGTTAAAAATGTTGCTGTTTGTTCTTGTAGccgtttttctgtttttggtctATCAAGCCATGGAAACCAACCAAGGGAATCCCTTCTCTGGTTTTCTTCAAGATGCTAAGACATCTGACTGA
- the Tmpo gene encoding thymopoietin isoform X1: protein MPEFLEDPSVLTKDKLKSELVANNVTLPAGEQRKDVYVQLYLQHLTARNRPPPPPLAAGANSKGPPDFSSDEEREPTPVLGSGTSSGRGRAAVGRKATKKTDKPRLEDKDDLDVTELSNEDLLDQLVKYGVNPGPIVGTTRKLYEKKLLKLREQGTEWRSSTPLPTVSSSAENTRQNGSNDSDRYSDNDEGKKKEHKKAKSTRDFVPFSELASTPSGGFFQGISFPEISTRPPLGRTELQAAKKAYTSKGAPAREPLTDTPLPGKGQKQMLAPGQNVSVPSKSSYDRYVEKSSSASSQRELAARLSSAAASPSLIRETTTTYCKDIVENIYRGGRSRAQPSCPEGADVSDRSVLSSEREVLQESERSQVISPPLAQAIRDYVNSLLVQGGVGSLPGTSNSVPTLDIENICKRLSQSGHQESESLSPPRKVARLSEKPVKERDAGSCVAFQTIPGSEHMSSFAKSVVSRSLTTLGIEVSKQPQHDKLDASEPSFPLHESILKVIEEEWQQIDRQLPSLACRYPVSSSEAARILSVPKVDDEILGLVSEATPRAAVQVSSTESCDKHLDLALCGSYEAAASALQIAAHTAFVAKSLQADISQAAQIINSDPSRAHQALEILNRTYDAASYLCGAAFDGVRMSAHTMGASTMGRRYLWLKDCKINPASKNKLTVAPFKGGTLFGGDVHKVIKKRGNKQQ, encoded by the exons ATGCCGGAGTTCCTGGAGGACCCCTCGGTCCTCACCAAAGACAAGTTGAAGAGCGAGTTGGTCGCCAACAATGTGACGCTCCCGGCCGGCGAGCAGCGCAAGGACGTGTACGTGCAGCTCTACCTGCAGCACCTCACGGCGCGCaaccggccgccgccgccgccgctcgcCGCGGGCGCCAACAGCAAAGGGCCGCCCGACTTCTCCAGCGACGAGGAGCGCGAGCCCACCCCGGTGCTCGGCTCCGGGACCTCCTCCGGTCGCGGACGCGCCGCCGTCGGCAGG aaagccacaaagaAAACTGATAAACCCAGACTAGAAGATAAAGATGATCTAGATGTGACAGAGCTCTCTAATGAAGACCTTCTGGATCAGCTTGTGAAATATGGGGTGAATCCTGGTCCCATTGTGG GAACAACGAGGAAGCTGTATGAGAAAAAGCTGTTGAAACTGAGGGAACAGGGAACAGAATGGAGATCTTCTACTCCTCTTCCAACAGTTTCTTCTTCAGCAGAAAATACAAGACAGAATGGAAGTAACGACTCTGACAGATACAGTGACAATGATGaag gaaagaagaaagaacacaagaaagCGAAGTCCACTAGggattttgttcctttttctgaACTTGCATCTACTCCCTCTGGTGGATTTTTTCAGGGTATTTCTTTTCCTGAAATCTCCACCCGTCCTCCTTTGGGAAGGACTGAACTGCAGGCAGCTAAGAAAGCATATACCTCTAAGGGAGCCCCAGCTAGGGAGCCTCTTACTGACACACCCTTGCCTGGGAAGGGACAGAAACAGATGTTAGCCCCTGGGCAGAATGTGTCTGTTCCCTCCAAGTCTAGCTATGATAGATATGTAGAGAAAAGTTCCTCGGCATCTTCTCAGCGTGAGCTCGCTGCCAGGTTGTCCTCTGCTGCGGCTTCTCCTTCACTGATAAGAGAAACCACTACTACTTACTGTAAAGACATAGTAGAGAATATTTACcgtggagggagaagcagagctCAGCCCTCTTGTCCTGAGGGAGCAGATGTCTCAGACCGCTCGGTTCTCTCTAGTGAGAGAGAGGTACTGCAAGAGTCAGAGAGATCACAAGTCATTTCTCCACCGCTCGCTCAGGCAATCAGAGATTATGTCAACTCTCTGTTAGTTCAGGGTGGGGTTGGCAGTCTGCCTGGGACTTCTAATTCTGTGCCCACACTGGATATAGAGAACATATGTAAGAGACTTAGCCAGTCAGGCCATCAAGAATCTGAATCCCTGTCCCCTCCCCGGAAAGTCGCTAGACTCAGTGAGAAGCCAGTAAAGGAAAGGGACGCAGGCTCGTGTGTGGCGTTTCAGACTATACCTGGATCTGAACATATGTCTTCTTTTGCCAAAAGTGTTGTCTCTCGTTCTCTGACTACTTTAGGAATAGAAGTGTCTAAGCAACCACAGCATGATAAACTAGATGCCTCAGAACCATCTTTTCCTCTCCACGaatctattttaaaagtaatCGAAGAGGAGTGGCAGCAAATTGATAGGCAGCTGCCGTCGTTGGCATGCAGATATCCAGTTTCTTCCAGCGAGGCTGCACGGATATTATCAGTTCCAAAAGTAGATGATGAAATCCTGGGGCTTGTTTCTGAAGCCACCCCACGAGCAGCCGTTCAGGTGTCCTCCACTGAGTCTTGTGATAAGCATTTGGACTTAGCCCTCTGTGGATCTTACGAAGCTGCAGCATCAGCATTGCAGATTGCAGCCCACACGGCCTTCGTAGCTAAGTCTCTGCAAGCTGATATAAGCCAAGCTGCACAGATTATCAATTCAGACCCCAGTCGTGCGCACCAAGCACTCGAGATTCTGAACAGAACCTATGATGCAGCCTCGTATCTCTGTGGTGCTGCCTTTGATGGAGTGAGGATGTCTGCCCATACCATGGGGGCTTCTACTATGGGTCGGCGTTACCTGTGGTTGAAGGACTGTAAGATTAACCCAGCTTCTAAGAATAAACTGACCGTTGCCCCCTTTAAAGGTGGAACATTATTTGGAGGGGATGTACACAAAGTTATTAAAAAGCGTGGAAATAAACAGCAATAA
- the Tmpo gene encoding thymopoietin isoform X3: MPEFLEDPSVLTKDKLKSELVANNVTLPAGEQRKDVYVQLYLQHLTARNRPPPPPLAAGANSKGPPDFSSDEEREPTPVLGSGTSSGRGRAAVGRKATKKTDKPRLEDKDDLDVTELSNEDLLDQLVKYGVNPGPIVGTTRKLYEKKLLKLREQGTEWRSSTPLPTVSSSAENTRQNGSNDSDRYSDNDEDSKIQLKLEKREPLKGRAKTPVTPKQRRSEHNQVETSQHFRIDGAVISESTPIAETIKASSNEPLVVNRLTGNFKHASSILPITEFSEITRRTPKKPLTRAEVGEKTEERRVERDILKEMFPYEAATPTGISASCRRPIKGAAGRPLELSDFRVEEPFSTKYTPKYVPLADVKSEKTKKGRLVPMWLKMLLFVLVAVFLFLVYQAMETNQGNPFSGFLQDAKTSD, from the exons ATGCCGGAGTTCCTGGAGGACCCCTCGGTCCTCACCAAAGACAAGTTGAAGAGCGAGTTGGTCGCCAACAATGTGACGCTCCCGGCCGGCGAGCAGCGCAAGGACGTGTACGTGCAGCTCTACCTGCAGCACCTCACGGCGCGCaaccggccgccgccgccgccgctcgcCGCGGGCGCCAACAGCAAAGGGCCGCCCGACTTCTCCAGCGACGAGGAGCGCGAGCCCACCCCGGTGCTCGGCTCCGGGACCTCCTCCGGTCGCGGACGCGCCGCCGTCGGCAGG aaagccacaaagaAAACTGATAAACCCAGACTAGAAGATAAAGATGATCTAGATGTGACAGAGCTCTCTAATGAAGACCTTCTGGATCAGCTTGTGAAATATGGGGTGAATCCTGGTCCCATTGTGG GAACAACGAGGAAGCTGTATGAGAAAAAGCTGTTGAAACTGAGGGAACAGGGAACAGAATGGAGATCTTCTACTCCTCTTCCAACAGTTTCTTCTTCAGCAGAAAATACAAGACAGAATGGAAGTAACGACTCTGACAGATACAGTGACAATGATGaag ACTCTAAAATACAGCTCAAGCTTGAGAAGAGAGAGCCACTAAAGGGCAGAGCAAAGACTCCAGTAACGCCCAAGCAGAGAAGAAGCGAGCACAACCAg GTGGAAACTTCACAGCATTTTCGTATAGATGGTGCAGTAATTTCAGAGAGTACTCCCATAGCTGAAACTATAAAGGCTTCAAGCAATGAACCCTTA GTTGTCAATAGGTTGACTGGAAATTTCAAGCATGCATCTTCTATTCTGCCAATCACTGAATTCTCAGAAATAACCAGAAGAACACCAAAGAAACCATTGACAAGAGCTGAA gtaggagaaaaaacagaggaaagaagagtGGAAAGAGATATTCTGAAAGAAATGTTTCCCTACGAAGCCGCTACCCCAACAGGAATTAG TGCTAGTTGCCGCAGACCAATCAAAGGGGCTGCAGGCCGGCCGCTGGAGCTCAGCGACTTCAGGGTGGAAGAACCATTCTCAACTAAATACACCCCGAAGTACGTGCCCTTGGCAGACGTCAAGTCGGAAAAGACAAAGAAGGGACGCCTCGTTCCCATGTGGTTAAAAATGTTGCTGTTTGTTCTTGTAGccgtttttctgtttttggtctATCAAGCCATGGAAACCAACCAAGGGAATCCCTTCTCTGGTTTTCTTCAAGATGCTAAGACATCTGACTGA
- the Tmpo gene encoding thymopoietin isoform X4 encodes MPEFLEDPSVLTKDKLKSELVANNVTLPAGEQRKDVYVQLYLQHLTARNRPPPPPLAAGANSKGPPDFSSDEEREPTPVLGSGTSSGRGRAAVGRKATKKTDKPRLEDKDDLDVTELSNEDLLDQLVKYGVNPGPIVGTTRKLYEKKLLKLREQGTEWRSSTPLPTVSSSAENTRQNGSNDSDRYSDNDEDSKIQLKLEKREPLKGRAKTPVTPKQRRSEHNQVVNRLTGNFKHASSILPITEFSEITRRTPKKPLTRAEVGEKTEERRVERDILKEMFPYEAATPTGISASCRRPIKGAAGRPLELSDFRVEEPFSTKYTPKYVPLADVKSEKTKKGRLVPMWLKMLLFVLVAVFLFLVYQAMETNQGNPFSGFLQDAKTSD; translated from the exons ATGCCGGAGTTCCTGGAGGACCCCTCGGTCCTCACCAAAGACAAGTTGAAGAGCGAGTTGGTCGCCAACAATGTGACGCTCCCGGCCGGCGAGCAGCGCAAGGACGTGTACGTGCAGCTCTACCTGCAGCACCTCACGGCGCGCaaccggccgccgccgccgccgctcgcCGCGGGCGCCAACAGCAAAGGGCCGCCCGACTTCTCCAGCGACGAGGAGCGCGAGCCCACCCCGGTGCTCGGCTCCGGGACCTCCTCCGGTCGCGGACGCGCCGCCGTCGGCAGG aaagccacaaagaAAACTGATAAACCCAGACTAGAAGATAAAGATGATCTAGATGTGACAGAGCTCTCTAATGAAGACCTTCTGGATCAGCTTGTGAAATATGGGGTGAATCCTGGTCCCATTGTGG GAACAACGAGGAAGCTGTATGAGAAAAAGCTGTTGAAACTGAGGGAACAGGGAACAGAATGGAGATCTTCTACTCCTCTTCCAACAGTTTCTTCTTCAGCAGAAAATACAAGACAGAATGGAAGTAACGACTCTGACAGATACAGTGACAATGATGaag ACTCTAAAATACAGCTCAAGCTTGAGAAGAGAGAGCCACTAAAGGGCAGAGCAAAGACTCCAGTAACGCCCAAGCAGAGAAGAAGCGAGCACAACCAg GTTGTCAATAGGTTGACTGGAAATTTCAAGCATGCATCTTCTATTCTGCCAATCACTGAATTCTCAGAAATAACCAGAAGAACACCAAAGAAACCATTGACAAGAGCTGAA gtaggagaaaaaacagaggaaagaagagtGGAAAGAGATATTCTGAAAGAAATGTTTCCCTACGAAGCCGCTACCCCAACAGGAATTAG TGCTAGTTGCCGCAGACCAATCAAAGGGGCTGCAGGCCGGCCGCTGGAGCTCAGCGACTTCAGGGTGGAAGAACCATTCTCAACTAAATACACCCCGAAGTACGTGCCCTTGGCAGACGTCAAGTCGGAAAAGACAAAGAAGGGACGCCTCGTTCCCATGTGGTTAAAAATGTTGCTGTTTGTTCTTGTAGccgtttttctgtttttggtctATCAAGCCATGGAAACCAACCAAGGGAATCCCTTCTCTGGTTTTCTTCAAGATGCTAAGACATCTGACTGA